The sequence GGCGTGGAACAGCCGCCCCGGCGGCACGGTGGCAGCGCCGGCCAGCGCGACGCAGAGCAGGGCCGGGAGCAGTGCGAGCAGACGGTGAGCCATCACGCCTCCAGGGAGCGCAGGTACTTGAGTTGAGTGGAGATCTTCTCCTCCAGCGGCATGGTCCGGAAGTCCTCGACGGAGAGGAAGCCCTGGTAGTTCCGTGCCTGCAGTTCGCTGCAGAACTGCGCGACGTCAATGACGCTGTCCGCCAGGTCCACGGTATCCCAGCGGTACTGGAGCTGCCCGCGTTCATTGCGCTCGGCCGGCACAGGCTGCCCGCCGCCGGCGTGGACATGCGCCACGTACTCGCCCAGCAGGTCCAGCCCCATCTTCGTCGGCTCGTGCCCCTGCCCCAGGCTCATGTTCGCGATGTCGAAGATGACGCCAATGTCCCGGGCGTCGAACTCGCGCACGATGTTCCACGCCTGCGAGGCGCTGCAGGTGGTGGTGTTGCGGTGAATCTCGATGACGACCCGCACGCCCAGCGAGCGTGTGATCTTCAAGGCCTCGCCCAGCGCGGCGATCGTGTCGGCGATCAGGTCGCGGTAGTTCTCGGCCGCGTTGTAGCCCCGTGGGGCGCCGATGCGGAACATGGGGATGCCCCACTTGGCGCAGCCCTCGGCCACCTTGCGCACCTCGTCAAGCTGCGTGGCGGCCATGGATGTGGCCAGGCACACGATCTGCAGGTTGAACTCCTTGCTCAGCGCGACCAGTTCCTCGCCCCGGGTGTCCAGGTTGTCGGGCGAGAAGTCATTCTTCACGTTGCCCCAGGGTGAGTACGCCTGGTCCCTGGCGGCCTCAGGAATGTAGCGGCAGCGCCACTCGGCCCCATCAAAGCCCAGCCGCGAGAGGCACTCGGCCGTCTCCCGCATGTCGTATTCAGGCATCATGACAGTCGTTGCACAGATCTTCATCGGTCTCCCTCTGCTACTTCGGAATGTGCACCAGTTCGCCACCGTCCACATGTTGACCTTGCCCGCCCGCAGAGGTCTTCTCACCCTCGGTCGGGAACAACCCTTCGGCGCGGCCGATCGCGCCCCGGACTGAGGACAGCATGAACGAACACGATCTCCGCCAGCTACTTGCTCAGGTCGCCTCGGGCGATCTGGCCCCCGACCAGGCCGTCGAACGCCTGCGTCTCCTGCCGTTCGAGGACCTCGGCTTCGCCAAGGTGGACCACCACCGCGCCCTCCGGACGGGTTTCCCGGAAGTCATCTACTGCGAGCGCAAGACGCCTGACCAAGTCGTGGAGATCGCCACCCGCATTGCGGGCATGGCCCCCTGTGTGCTGGCTTCCCGCGCTTCCCGCGAGGTCTACGAGGCCGTGGCGGCACGCTTCCCGGACGCCGAGTACCACGAGCCGGCCCGCTGCATCGTCATCGGTGAGAAGCCCACACCTCCGGAGGGCTGCCCCTCCGTGCTCGTCATCACCGCCGGCACATCGGATATCGGCGTGGCCGAGGAAGCGGCCCTCGTGGCCGAGGCCGCGGGCGTGCCGGTGGACCGCCTCTTCGACGTCGGCGTGGCGGGTCTGCACCGTCTGCTGGTGCACCATGAGAAGATGCTCCAGGCAGGCGTCCTGGTGGTCGTCGCGGGGATGGAGGGGGCGCTGGCAAGCGTCGTGGGGGGGCTGGTGGACAAGCCGGTCATCGCGGTGCCCACAAGCGTCGGCTACGGGGCGAGCTTCGGGGGCGTAGCGGCCCTGCTGGCGATGCTCAATAGCTGCGCGGCGGGGATGGCCGTCGTCAACATAGACAACGGCTTCGGGGCCGGCTACATGGCGGCCATGATCGCCAGGCTGGGCCGCAAGTAGCGGCGCGGCTCACCGCGTCAGCCGCGGTCGCCCCCCCCTCGCTCTGCGCAGGGGCACTAGCCATAGTGCTTCAGCCACTCATCGAGCGTGATCCAGGGCCCGAGCGCGTGCGCCGCCCGGCGCCGCCCGGCGATCGCGTCGTCTACCACCCGGCGCAGGCCGTCACCCTCCAGCAGCCCCAGGTCAAGCACCGGCGAGTTGCGCAACCGCGAGCGCAGGAACCCATGCCACTCCGGGGATTGGCTGAGCTGAATGCGCAGCCGGGGCCAGGCCGAGCGATCGTGGTTCCGGTAGCGGCACAGCTTCGCTCTCAGCTCCCCCAGCATGATCGAGGTCCACTCGCCGTAGTACCCGATGATCTCCCCGCAGCGGCCACCGGCGATGGGCAGGCACGTCCAGGAGCGCGGAATGGCTGCCACCTGCGCGTTCAGGAGTCGCAGTGCGCCCCCGTAGGCCCGGTGGTTGAAGCGGTACTGGGGTGGCAGCCGCAGGAATGCGGACAGCATCTCCTGGTCATGAAACGGCAGGCCTTCGTCCGTGAAGCGACCGTAGGAGGAGATGTTCAGGGCCGAGCGGTGCTTGGCGATGTTCGAGAAGGGCAGCCACGTGGCCACATCGTAGTCCGACTGAGCCCCGGCCGCGATCCCCTCGGCAGCCGCCACCAGGGCAGCCTTCCCCTCCTGCTCCACCTCGGCCAGTGAGTACCCTCGGAGCATCCGCTCCAGCCAGGGCCGCGGGGCACTGCGGAACCGGTTGAGTGTGTAGCGCACCGGGTCCACGGGTGCGGTCGGGGCCAGCGTGGGAGGCAGCAGGCGTCGGAGCCCCGAGGCGTTGCCGGTCGGCAGGCCGCGGCCGCCGAACAGCGCATCGAGGCCAAACCCGTTGAGCAGCAGGGACAGTCTCTCCTGGGCCAGCAGCGGACCGACCAGCCAGCTCTGCGCGTGATGGAAGCTGTGCATGCCGTCCCCCAGCAGCGATCCCAGTGTCACCAGCTCCATCGGGAAGGTGCGGCTCAGGGCCAGGAAGTGGTGGGGGTACCCCAGAGCCCCCGCGATCCGCCGGGCCAGCGCCACCTCTGCTCCCGGCCGCACATGCAGGGTCATGCACTGCAGGGGCGTCTCGCTGGCACTGGCGATCGCGCGCGAGTCCAGACCGGCACTGAGCATCAGCCCGATGCGCTCGTGCCCGGCGCACACCCGTCGCACGGAGTTCCGCAGGGCGGCCGCGATGCCGTGACTGTGCTCGTCCAGCGAGCTCTGCTCCGTCCACTCGAAGCGCGGGCTCCAGTAGGTCTCTGTCCGCTCTCCCCCGTCGGCAATGGTCAGGACACTCGCCGGTGGCACCTGCCGGATATGGTCATAGTAGGTCGCCGTCCCCGGGAGGAACTCGAGCACCAGGAACTCGCGCAGGCGGTCGTGGTTGAGCGTACGCGACACGCCGGGGTACTCGAGTATGAACTTCACCTCGCTGCCAAAAACCCAGGGGGACTGCGTGAGGTAGTAGAGACCACGGCTCGCCGTGCGATCGGTGACGAGGTGCAGTTCGCCCTTCGTGCGGTCGTAGATGGCGACCGCGAACGTACCATTCAGGTGGGTGGGGAAGGCCTTGCCGTACTGCTGGTAGAGCTGCAGGCACCACGCCGCGGGACGCCGCTTGTGATCAAGGTCGCTGCCGTAGAGGTAGCCGGCGAACGCGGCGACGATGTTCCCCTCGGTTGTGGTCGCGATTCTCTCGGGATCGCTGCCACCGACAGGGCTCGTGGCCGCAACGCTGTACTCGCCGGCTGTGCCTGTCTGTAGTGGGGACTGCGGCAGCTTGCAGGCCCCGGCCATCGCCTGCAGCACTCCGCCGTCGGCAGTGCTGGGTCCGAACCATCCAAGAAGCGAACTCATTGATGCTGGTCCCCTCAGGGGGATGTGGGTGCTGGCGGCGGTAGGCCGGTGTTGTGCTCAGGTTCCCCGCAGGAACGACCGCACCTCCCGGCGACGGCGCCGAGGTCTGAGCCGTCCCGCAGCGGCTCTCTCGGCGCCCAGAGCAACGGGGCCGAGCCATCTCTGGCTCGGCCCCGTCCCGTCTGCGTATTCCGTTGCTCTAGAACGTCAGCTCCATCGCCCGTGGCGGACAGACCGGCACGCACGCCTCGCACGCGATGCACTTGTCGGCATCAAACGCGATATGGCGCGTGTCGGCGTCAATGACGAGCGCCTTGGTCGGGCAGATGGTGATGCAGGCCCCGCACTCGGTGCAGCGGGCCTCGTTGCGCACCACGCCCTGCGCGATCGGCTCCACGATGACACCCCGCTTCTTCAGGCTCTTGAGGGCAGCTTCCAGCCTGGCGTCTTCGCCGGTGAAGCCGATGACCATGAGCCCTTCGCGCTGGGGCGTGATCTCCGCGCGCAGGATGTTGAAGTCCAGTTCGTACGTCTTGATCGTCTCGGAGATGATCGGCTCATCCGAGAGTTTGGGGGGGAAACGCAGCACCACACGTGTGCTCGCCATCTAGCCCACCTCCTTCAGCGTGCGCGTGCGAGCCTTGAGGTGACGTTCAGTGAAAGGCTTGAACTTCACCCCTGAGTCCACCGAGGGCAGCGTCTCCACCGGCTCCGTCAGCAGGAACTGGCCCGACTGGACCTGCTCCTTGAGCACACCGGCGATCTCCTGGGCGCGTACGTATGAGGACAGCGGCGTCGTCGGGACCTGCTTGCCCTCCACCTCGATGGTCCCCGTCTTGAGCTGGGCGTAGCTCACCTGCCCCAGCGGCCCGCGCTCGCCGTATGCATAGCCCCGGCTGTAGTCCACGATGGGGCACACGATGTCCTCGTCGCGGACGGCCGTGAACCGCGCCATGTCGGCGTCCAGGATCGGGATGGGAATGCCGATCCCCAGCGCCAGCGACACGCCGTAGCCGTACATGCTGACCCCGACGACATACCGCGGGTCCATGGCCTTGAGGTCGCCGACGGTCGCGATGGTGCCGGCCCCGCCTGTGGGCGTGCCGTTCTCGCTCCGCGTCGAGGCCGGGTCGTGCTGGGTGCCCTGCCAGAAGATGTACCCCTGTGCGCCGCCGATGAAGATGCGCGACCCGATACCGATGGTGCGGTAGTACGGGTCATTCAGCAGCGGCGAGAGCTGGCCGGCCGAACAGAAGCTGGCCGATCCGAGGTTCTTCTGGAGCACGCCCATGTACGTGTACAGGTCGCGATGCTTGTCCAGGTTCACCGCGCAGTTGTAGTTCTGATAGGCGTTACGCGGGTTGCAGATGAAGGCCTGGTTGAGGTCCGCCAGGCGGATCATCGACTCCAGCTCCCGGCGCGGATAGCAGTCCGTACCGTAGCTCTCGGCCCGCATGGCGATGTCCTTGCCGGCTACGAGGTCGGCGATCACGTGGGCTCCGCCGTAGCGGAACTCGCCCGGATGCTGGCGGTTGAGCGAGTCTCCCTCGGCCACTTCCGTCGCACCGATGTAGCAGTCCACGGCCGCCACACCGGCGTACGCGGGGACGTCGTTCAGCCACACCCGGCTCATCCTCATCCGCGGCTTGGTGTGCCCGAAGTTCAGGAACGCTCCGGACGAGCACATCGGCCCGAAGGTCCCTGTGGTGACGACGTCCACCGTCTTGGCCGCCTGCTTGGCGCCTTGCTCGGCGACGACGTCTATCATCTCCTCGGCGGTCACCACGACCGCCTTGCCCTGCTTGATCTTCTCGTTGATTTCGGCAACCGTCTTAGCCATGCCTGTGGCTCCTGTCTCCGGCGGGCGCGGAGCATGACCGCGCCGGCGCCTGTGATGATGTCCGCTCGGGGCCGCGTCCACAGCGCGCTCGCGTGCGAGCGCAGGGACGCTGACGCATGCCCATGGACATCACCACAGACCGGTCGAGAAACTGCGCTGTCATCTCCGCTATCCCTCCTTTACCAGGGAATGCTGACCATCGCCGGGCCCGCTACGGCGGCCCCACTGCCGTCAGCTCAAACTCCCCCCACACACCCATCGTCTCCCCCACGATCACCAGGGCCTGCCTCACGCCCGGGGCCGTCTGCGCCCACTCCATGGCCGCCGGCACGTCTGCCGCGCTCTGCACACGGTTCCCCAGCGCCGAGGCGAACGCATCCGCCAAGGCACCGTCGTCTGCCGCGATCAGCGCGGCATCCGCTCTCCCGAAGCTCAGCGAGTGCCCCACCGTGCCCGAGCTGGTGCAGACCCCCAGGCTACCCGCCGGGATCTTGAGCCCAAGCTTGCCGCTCAAGGGAGACTGGCCGGCCTGAATGCCGATAACTCTACTAACTTTACTGATTATATATATATCCCCACCGTTTTCAACCACTATTTGCGCCGAATGCGGCTGCAAAGCCCGGGCGACGCTCTCCGCCACCGCCCCGGCCACCGCCGCCATCGGCCCCACCCCCGCCTGCTGCGCCGCCTCGTACATGGCCCGCACGACCGGCGGACAGGCCCTGCGCGTCGGCAGTGGCTCGAGGCTGGTCAGGAACCGACGGTCCAGGCCGATCTCCTGCTCGATGTCCTCACGCAACGCGCGCACGATCGCGAACCCCCGCGCTGCCTGGTCGCTCTCGGCGCTGACCAGCAGGTCAGTCTCAGCGACACACACACGGAAGCTGACGAGGTCGTCAGACCCGGCCTGGTTGCGGTACACCCGTGGCTGGAACATGGTCCGCACATGCGACGACACGCCCGGCGGCACCGGACGTGGTGGGATGTCGGCACTATACCACAGGCCCCCGGTCTCGGCAAGCGCCCAGGCCGCCGGGCTCACCTCGCAGGCAGGAACGACAGGCCCTGCCGACCAATCATCCCGTCATCGTTCTGGCCAACGTCGTATCCAGACCGCTTCGCGTCGGAGGCTGCCCATGCCCGAGGTCCGCTTTGACCGCATGGTCCCGTCGGAAGTCGTGGCGCGACGAGACGCCCGCAGCCTCGCCTATCTCCCTGTCGGCTCCCTCGAGTGGCATGGCCCCCACATGCCCTTTGGCACGGACTACATGACCGTAGGCTACCTCGCCGAACAGGCCGCCTCGCGTTTCGGGGGCGTGGCCTTCCCGCCTGTCTACTACGGCGATGTCCGCTACATCCTGCAGGAATGCCGTCAGGAGTGGCGGCGCAGCTACCAGCAGGCCATGCGCGTTTCGGAGGGCGCCCCGGCAGCCTTCCCGCTCCAGGCCCACGATGGCTCACCCGGCTACGACTGCCCCACTGCCCCCGACGACGGCGAGCCGGCCGAGCACCCCCTGCCCTTCGACAAGGCCGGCATGGAGCAGCGCTTCGCCGAGAGCCTCGCGGCGATCCTGCTCTCGATCCACCTGTACGGCTTCCGCCACATCATCCTGCTTCCCGGCCACGGCCCCAACCCGGCCTACTGCCGGCGCGCTGAGGACATCTACGCCCAGAACGTTCGCCGCCGCGCTTCCTTCGGCGAGCCCGCCCGCACCATGACGTGGTTCTACATCGAGGCCGCCAAGGAGTTCGAGCCCTGGCTTGCCCAGTTCTGGATCCACGCCGACAAGTGGGAGGGGTCATTGACGATGGTGGCGGCGCCGGGGACGGTCAAGCCTGAGTGCCTGCCCCAGGACCGCTCGGAGTTGGCCCCCGCCTATCTGGGCCATCCGTACCTTCACGAGGACACAGGCTACAGTGAGGAGTACAAGCACCTGTGGGAGGGGTTCGACGCTCTCGACCCGCGCAACGACACCAACGAGACCTATGGGCGACAGCAGTGGGAGGGGATCATCGAGCGGTTCGGCGAGGCCGTCGAGCAGTGGCTGACCAACCAGGGATCCGGCTAGTCGCCGTTGCCGTTACCCTTGACCCTCGACCCCTGACCCTCGTCCCTATCCCCCTACCGGGCTGGACGCAAGGTGTGTCGTCGCTGCAGGGTCTCGATGGCTTCGAGAACCCTCCCCGTGCCGATCGCGACGGACGACATGGGGTCATCGGCGACGTGGACGGGGATCTGGGTCTCCATCTGCAGGATCAGGTCAATGCCGCCGAGCAACGCGCCCCCGCCGGTGAGGGTGATGCCCCGCTCAATGATGTCGGCAGCCAGCTCCGGCGGCGTCTTCTCCAGGATCGTCTTCACCGCGGCCACGATCTGGGAGACGCTCTCGAAGAGCGCGTCGCGCACCTCAATGGAGCTGACGGTGACGGTCTGCGGGAGACCGGAGACGATGTCCCGCCCCCGCACCTCCATCTCCTGTTCCCCGTTCGTCTTGCACGCCGACCCGATCTGGATCTTGATGTTCTCGGCCGTGCGCTCACCGATATCCAGATTGTAGACCCGCCGGATGTGGCGAATGATCGCCTCATCGAGTTGGTTGCCGCCCACCCGCAGCGAGTCGCTGACAACGATGCCGCCCAGGGAGATGACCGCGATGTCGGTCGTGCCCCCACCGATGTCCACGACCATGTTCCCGCCGGGGTTGGCGATGGGGAGCCCGGCCCCGATGGCGGCGGCCATGGGCTCCTCGATGGGGTAGGCGTCGCGGGCGCCGGCCGCACGCGCAGCGTCCAGAGCGGCGCGCTGCTCCACGCTGGTGGCGCCCGAGGGGATACACACAACGACGAGGGGCTTGAACAGGCGGGCGCGGTTCCCGCAGGCCTTGCGGATCAGGAAGGCCAGCATGTCGCGGGTCACGGAGTAGTCCGCGATGACGCCGTCGCGCAGGGGGCGAATGGCCACGATGGTGCCGGGCGTGCGCCCCAGCATCTCGCGCGCGTCCTCCCCCACCGACAGCACCCGCCGCGTGGCCTTGTCTATGGCAACGACCGACGGCTCGCGCAGAACGACGCCCCGCCCCCGCGCGTACACTACGATGTTGGCTGTCCCCAGATCAATCCCCAGACGCTCGCCCAGGCCTAGCATACGGCCTCCTCGATGGCGTGCTGCTGGCGATGGACCTGTGCGCCCAGGGAGGTCAGTTTGCCCTCGAAGTCCTCATAGCCCCGGTCGAGCTTGTCCGCACCCGATACCTCCGTGTGGCCGTCGGCCGCCAAGCCTGCCAGCACCAGCGCCGAGCCGGCGCGCAGGTCGGTCGCGACCACCGGCGCCCCCGAGAGCTTCTCGACCCCGCGAATGATCGCCACCCGGTCCTTGACCTGTATGTCGGCACCCATCCGCAGCAGTTCATCGGTGTACGTGAACCGCATGTCGAAGATCGTCTCCTCGATGACGCTCGTGCCGGTGGCAATGCACCCGACTACGGCCATGTTCGGCTGCAGATCGGTGGGGAAGCCCGGGTAGGGGTTGGTGGTGATCTCCACGCTGCTGGGCCGGTTGACGGCTCGCAGGCGGATGGCATTGCCCTGACGCTCGATGTGGGCTCCGGCTTGCTTCAGGTCCGGCAGCACGACATCCATGTGCTCGGGCACGCAGTGCGTGACGGTGACGTCGCCCCGGGTGATCAGTCCGGCGATCAGGAAGGTCCCGGTCTCCATGCGGTCGGCAATCGCCGTGGCCTGCCCCGGTGCCAGCCGCTTCACCCCGCGAATGACCAGCCGCGAGGTCCCCATTCCCTGAATGTCAGCTCCGCACGACTGCAGGAACTGCTCGCAACTCACGACTTCGGGCTCCCGAGAGGCGTTCTCGATGATCGTGACGCCCTCGGTCAGCACGGCGGCCAGGAGCAGATTGACGGTTGCCCCGACGCTGCGGGTGCGGCCGTCCAGCAGCAGCTCGGTGCCCTGCAGGTGGGCGCCGCGCGCATGCATGACCCCACCCTCGATGCGGACATCGGCCCCCAACTCCCGGAACCCCTTGATGTGGTAGTCCACCGGCCGTTGCCCGAGCACGCAGCCCCCGGGCAGCGGCACCTCGGCCTCGCCGAACCGGGCCAGCAGCGGTCCGGCTACGTAGAACGAGGCCCGCATGGCGCGCATCAGTTCATCCGGGGGGGCGAGGGAACTGATGTTCGAGGCGTCAATCTTCAGACAGTCCCGGCCGACGAAGGTGCAGCGAGCGCCCAGCGCTCGCAGCAACTCAATCATGATCAGGACATCGGTGATCTGGGGGACGTTCTCGACGACGGTCTCGCCCTCAATCAGCAGGGCGGCGGCGAGGAGCGGCAAGCTTCCGTTCTTGGAGCCACTGATGCGGACTTCGCCCTGCAGCGGCCGACCCCCGACAATGTGGAGCGTGTCCACCGGCGGTCCCTCTCTTTCCCACGAATGCTGCTGCGTTTGCTGTGCGCCGGGGCACTGATCCGACCCTCTCGCGCAACCACCCGGCACGATGCTGTGCTGCGATTATGACTGCGTTGTGGACAGAGGCGGAAATGGCGTTGCAGACGGATACCCGCGTGGCCGGGCCGTGGTCTGCGGGGCGTGGCAACTCGCCGCACCGGCGGCGGTTAAGGGCATGTTACCCCAAACCACACAGGGTGTCAATGCGGCGGCTCACCGGCGACGCGCAGGCGGTTGATGGCCCGCAATAGCGCCGCCTCAGCCCGGTTGAGGTCCACTTGGGGGCTCTTCCGCTGTGCCAACCGCTCTCGCGCACGCCCCACCGCGGCACGGGCACGGTCCACATCAATCCCCTCCGCCGGCTCCGCCGCGTCGGCCATGACCGTCACCCGACCGTCCCGGAGGTGCAAGATCCCGCCGGCCAGGGCGAAGTGCCGCCAGTCCGATCCCCTGCGCACCCGCAGGTCGCCGACCCCGAGCTGTGAGATCAACGGCGCGTGGTGTGGGAGCATCCCGAAGTAGCCGTCGAGACCGGGCGCCACTACGCCGTCGGCCTCACCCTCGAAGGTGATCCCGTCGTGTGTCACTATCTCAATGTGGAGTTGCTTCGCCATGGTATCAGTACTGCGCGTCCGCGGCCGTGCCGCGTGCGCGGGCGTGTCCTCACGCCCGCGATCCGCAGGCCGCCACAGGCCGCGCGCGTGAGGACACGCGCGCCCACGCGGTCCCTGCGCCGCCCACGCGGTCTCTAGACCGTCACTTCCTGCGCCTTCTTGCGTACGTCGTCGGCCGTGGCCACCATGCGGAAGGCGCTCTCGGGCAGGTTGTCCATCTCCCCGGCCAGGATCTCCTCGAACCCGGAGATGGTGTCCTCGATGTTCAGGTAGGCGCCCGGCATGCCCGTGAAGACCTCCGCCACAAACATCGGCTGGGTCAGGAACTGCTGGATGCGCCGGGCGCGCGCCACGACGACCTTGTCGTCCTCACCCAGCTCATCAATCCCGAGGATGGCGATGATGTCGCGCAGGTCCTTGTACCGCTGCAGGATCTCCTGCACGCCGCGGGCGACCCGGTAGTGCCGCTCGCCCACGACCTGCGGGGACAGCATGCGCGAGGCCGAGTCCAACGGGTCCACCGCCGGGAAGATCGCCTGCTCGAACAGCTCACGAGACAGATGGATGCTCGCATCCAGGTGCGCGAACGTGGTGGCCGGCGCCGGGTCGGTGTAGTCGTCCGCCGGGACATACACGGCCTGCACCGAGGTGATCGAGCCTTTGAGGGTCGAGGTGATGCGCTCCTGAAGCTGCCCCATCTCGGTCGCCAGCGTGGGCTGGTAGCCTACGGCCGACGGCATGCGCCCCAGCAGGGCCGAGACTTCGGCCCCCGCCTGGGTGAAGCGGAAGATGTTGTCCACAAACAGCAGCACGTCCTGGCCGGCGACGTCGCGGAAGTACTCCGCCATCGTCAGGGCCGTCAGCCCCACCCGCAGGCGGGCGCCGGGCGGCTCGTTCATCTGACCAAACACCAGGCATGTCTGGGGCAGGACGCCGGATTCCTTCATGTCCAGCCAGGTGCCGTTGCCCTCGCGGGTGCGCTCCCCCACCCCGCCGAACACTGACACGCCCTCATGGCCGGTGGCGACGTTGTGGATCAGCTCCATGATGAGCACGGTCTTGCCCACCCCCGCGCCGCCGAACAGACCGATCTTGCCGCCGCGGGGGAACGGGCACAGCAGGTCAATGACCTTGATCCCGGTCTCGAACTGCTCGAGGGCGACCGACTGCTCCTGCAGCGGCGGGGGCTCCCGGTGGATCGGCATGACCTCCGCGTCCACCTGCGGCATGCCGTCAATCGGGTTGCCGAGCACGTCGAACATGCGCCCGAGGGTCTGCGGGCCGACCGGTACCGAGATCGGGGCGCCGGTGTCCTCGCCGACCATGCCCCGCACCAGCCCGTCCGTCGAGGCCATCGCCACGCAGCGGACCAGGTCGTCGCCCAGGTGCTGGGCCACCTCGACCACCAGATCAATGTGCTTGGCCTTATCCTGGATGCGGACGGCGCTGAGCAGCTTGGGTAGCTCCCCCGCCGGGAAGCGGAGGTCCACCACGGGTCCGCGTACTTGTGCGACTTTGCCAGCCATGTTAGTCCTCTTCATCGGTCGCGTGGCTGGGCGTGTCCCCACGCCCCAAACGTCGCTCACACTGCGCGCGTGGCGACACGCGTGCCCACGCGCTCTGTATCCTCAGTCTTCCTGCGACAGGGCGTCAGCGCCGCTGACGACCTCCAGCAGCTCGGTCGTGATCCCCGCCTGCCGTGCCCGGTTCAGATCGCGCACCAGGTTCTGGCGCAGCTCTGCCGCGTTTTCCGTGGCCGCCGACATGGCCGTCATGCGGGCGGCCTGCTCGGCTGCGGCTGCCTGAAGCATCATGTTGACGATCTGCGCCTCGACCGTGCGAGGCAGCAGTCCCGCCAGCAACTGCTCAGCCGGCGGCTCGAAGATGTACTCGCCCGTGGACGTCTCCGCCCCGTCGCTCCCGACAATCGGCAGCAACTGCTGCAGCCGCGCCGGGCGCCGCAACGGCGAGATGAACTCAGTGTAGATCATGTCCAGACGGTCAATGCGCCCGGCGTCGAACAGGCCTCGGGCCGTTCGCGCCCCCTGCACCGCCTCCCGGCTATCGCCGGTGCCCGGCGCGGCCATGCTGAACACGTCATTCCAGCCCCGCCGTCGCGCGAACTCCGTCGCCCGGGCCCCCACGGTCAGCACCGTCACCGGCACATCCTGGTCGGCCATGTACTGCTCAGCCAGACGGAAGATGTTGGCGTTGTGGCTCCCGGCCAGGCCCTTGTCCCCTGCCACGATGATGAGCCCGACGTTCTCCACTGTCCGCTCCTGCAGATACGGGTGCAGGTCGGCGGGCACGTGGGCGGCCACGTCGGCGGTGATCTCCGACAGGCGGCGCAGATACTCGCGGCTCGACTCCACGCGCGGCTGGACGCGCTTGAGACGGCTCGCCGCCACCATCTGCATGGCGCGAGTGATCTGCCAGATATTGCCGACGGTCTTGATCTTCCGCCGGATGACTCTCAGGTTGGCGCCCATGCTCTCCAGGGGTCTGTCCCCGTGAGACCGGCCGCACCGGTCTCTGAGGGGGCTGACCCCGACTCCTAGTCCTGATCTTGACTGCCGGGGTCAGCCCCCTGCGGGGACAGACCCCTCCCGCCTAGCTCGCCTGCTTCTGCGTCCGCTGGCGCAGGAAGTGCTGGATCGCCTCGCGCAGCGCCTCGCCGTCGGCGTCGTCCAGCCTGAGTGTCTCCGTCAGTCGCCGCACCAGCTCAGGGTACGCCTCGTGCACGAACTTCACGAGCTGCGGCGCCAGCGCGTGGACTTCCTCCACCTCGACCTGGTCCCACAACCCCTGCGTGCCCGCGTAGATCGTGATGACCTGGTCCACGACCGACACCGGCTCGTACTGGTTCTGCTTCAGCAGCTCCATCATGCGGCCGCCGCGCGCCAGCGTCGCGCGCGTGTTGGCGTCCAGATCGGACGCGAACTGCGCGAAGGCGGCGAACTCGCGATAGCTGGCCAGGTCGAGTTTGAGCCGACCCGCGACCTGCTTCATGATCTTGGTCTGCGC is a genomic window of bacterium containing:
- a CDS encoding creatininase family protein, whose translation is MPEVRFDRMVPSEVVARRDARSLAYLPVGSLEWHGPHMPFGTDYMTVGYLAEQAASRFGGVAFPPVYYGDVRYILQECRQEWRRSYQQAMRVSEGAPAAFPLQAHDGSPGYDCPTAPDDGEPAEHPLPFDKAGMEQRFAESLAAILLSIHLYGFRHIILLPGHGPNPAYCRRAEDIYAQNVRRRASFGEPARTMTWFYIEAAKEFEPWLAQFWIHADKWEGSLTMVAAPGTVKPECLPQDRSELAPAYLGHPYLHEDTGYSEEYKHLWEGFDALDPRNDTNETYGRQQWEGIIERFGEAVEQWLTNQGSG
- the larB gene encoding nickel pincer cofactor biosynthesis protein LarB, with translation MNEHDLRQLLAQVASGDLAPDQAVERLRLLPFEDLGFAKVDHHRALRTGFPEVIYCERKTPDQVVEIATRIAGMAPCVLASRASREVYEAVAARFPDAEYHEPARCIVIGEKPTPPEGCPSVLVITAGTSDIGVAEEAALVAEAAGVPVDRLFDVGVAGLHRLLVHHEKMLQAGVLVVVAGMEGALASVVGGLVDKPVIAVPTSVGYGASFGGVAALLAMLNSCAAGMAVVNIDNGFGAGYMAAMIARLGRK
- a CDS encoding rod shape-determining protein: MLGLGERLGIDLGTANIVVYARGRGVVLREPSVVAIDKATRRVLSVGEDAREMLGRTPGTIVAIRPLRDGVIADYSVTRDMLAFLIRKACGNRARLFKPLVVVCIPSGATSVEQRAALDAARAAGARDAYPIEEPMAAAIGAGLPIANPGGNMVVDIGGGTTDIAVISLGGIVVSDSLRVGGNQLDEAIIRHIRRVYNLDIGERTAENIKIQIGSACKTNGEQEMEVRGRDIVSGLPQTVTVSSIEVRDALFESVSQIVAAVKTILEKTPPELAADIIERGITLTGGGALLGGIDLILQMETQIPVHVADDPMSSVAIGTGRVLEAIETLQRRHTLRPAR
- a CDS encoding sugar phosphate isomerase/epimerase: MKICATTVMMPEYDMRETAECLSRLGFDGAEWRCRYIPEAARDQAYSPWGNVKNDFSPDNLDTRGEELVALSKEFNLQIVCLATSMAATQLDEVRKVAEGCAKWGIPMFRIGAPRGYNAAENYRDLIADTIAALGEALKITRSLGVRVVIEIHRNTTTCSASQAWNIVREFDARDIGVIFDIANMSLGQGHEPTKMGLDLLGEYVAHVHAGGGQPVPAERNERGQLQYRWDTVDLADSVIDVAQFCSELQARNYQGFLSVEDFRTMPLEEKISTQLKYLRSLEA
- a CDS encoding UPF0280 family protein, which produces MFQPRVYRNQAGSDDLVSFRVCVAETDLLVSAESDQAARGFAIVRALREDIEQEIGLDRRFLTSLEPLPTRRACPPVVRAMYEAAQQAGVGPMAAVAGAVAESVARALQPHSAQIVVENGGDIYIISKVSRVIGIQAGQSPLSGKLGLKIPAGSLGVCTSSGTVGHSLSFGRADAALIAADDGALADAFASALGNRVQSAADVPAAMEWAQTAPGVRQALVIVGETMGVWGEFELTAVGPP
- a CDS encoding homocysteine biosynthesis protein is translated as MAKTVAEINEKIKQGKAVVVTAEEMIDVVAEQGAKQAAKTVDVVTTGTFGPMCSSGAFLNFGHTKPRMRMSRVWLNDVPAYAGVAAVDCYIGATEVAEGDSLNRQHPGEFRYGGAHVIADLVAGKDIAMRAESYGTDCYPRRELESMIRLADLNQAFICNPRNAYQNYNCAVNLDKHRDLYTYMGVLQKNLGSASFCSAGQLSPLLNDPYYRTIGIGSRIFIGGAQGYIFWQGTQHDPASTRSENGTPTGGAGTIATVGDLKAMDPRYVVGVSMYGYGVSLALGIGIPIPILDADMARFTAVRDEDIVCPIVDYSRGYAYGERGPLGQVSYAQLKTGTIEVEGKQVPTTPLSSYVRAQEIAGVLKEQVQSGQFLLTEPVETLPSVDSGVKFKPFTERHLKARTRTLKEVG
- a CDS encoding 4Fe-4S binding protein, which encodes MASTRVVLRFPPKLSDEPIISETIKTYELDFNILRAEITPQREGLMVIGFTGEDARLEAALKSLKKRGVIVEPIAQGVVRNEARCTECGACITICPTKALVIDADTRHIAFDADKCIACEACVPVCPPRAMELTF